A genomic window from Dechloromonas sp. A34 includes:
- a CDS encoding DUF2802 domain-containing protein has translation MELGGMTLGLREGVIVLITLVAAYIVFVLLRMVRLHKGTTQVAAPLERPAAQPEMPAPSATEPASDANWEKTSVGLADEMLRQGLEQEVAQLRDEVDAIRGELAALRQDMLQELAHLQAAQAVSPIYGDAMQMAAAGYDAAMIAERCGIARAEAELVVALANSQER, from the coding sequence ATGGAACTCGGCGGCATGACGTTGGGCTTGCGCGAAGGCGTGATCGTGCTGATTACGCTGGTAGCGGCCTACATCGTCTTTGTCCTGCTGCGAATGGTGCGCTTGCACAAGGGTACGACGCAGGTTGCAGCCCCGCTTGAGCGACCTGCCGCGCAGCCGGAAATGCCGGCTCCGTCAGCAACCGAGCCGGCTAGCGACGCCAATTGGGAAAAAACCTCGGTCGGGCTGGCCGACGAAATGCTGCGTCAGGGGCTGGAGCAGGAAGTCGCACAACTGCGTGACGAGGTCGACGCCATTCGGGGAGAATTGGCCGCCCTACGTCAGGATATGTTGCAGGAATTGGCGCATCTGCAGGCTGCGCAAGCGGTGTCGCCGATCTACGGCGATGCAATGCAGATGGCCGCCGCCGGCTACGATGCGGCCATGATCGCCGAACGCTGCGGCATTGCCCGCGCCGAGGCGGAACTGGTGGTGGCGCTGGCCAACAGTCAGGAGCGATGA
- a CDS encoding type II secretion system F family protein has product MEFEVVAIFPARGVTRLRLAADSPAELALAPTLQGAIVVSSRVLGTKHRTGRHGRFQLGLFTRQLLSLLEAGLNVVEGLETLVEQDQGSASSEVLAGLLTALRQGQSLSAALRRFPALFPDLYVATIKASEQTGDMPEALRRYLVFDEKLRDLRKKLLSAAIYPLLLLAVGLLVTFFLLGFVVPRFALVFADSGRAPEGLSALLFAWGDFVNRQATGLVLGGLLAAAGLVGLLSLASVRAFLGRLVWRLPGIGERLRIVYLARFYRTVGMLLRAGIPLRSTLLMVADILPAALGIGLQRAINDIEQGLTFSDAVVRGGLSTPIARRMIAVGEKSGQLGQMLESVASFYDEEINRLVDTFSRLFEPLLMTAIGLVIGGIVLLLYMPIFELAGNFQ; this is encoded by the coding sequence ATGGAGTTCGAAGTCGTCGCGATCTTCCCCGCCCGGGGCGTGACGCGCCTGCGCCTGGCGGCCGACTCGCCGGCCGAACTGGCGCTGGCCCCGACGCTGCAAGGCGCCATCGTCGTCTCCTCGCGGGTGCTCGGCACGAAGCACCGGACAGGGCGCCACGGCCGCTTTCAGCTCGGGCTGTTCACGCGCCAGCTGCTCTCCCTGCTCGAAGCTGGCCTGAATGTCGTCGAAGGCCTCGAAACACTGGTTGAACAGGACCAGGGCAGCGCCTCGAGCGAGGTTCTGGCCGGCCTCCTCACCGCCCTGCGCCAGGGCCAGTCGCTGTCCGCCGCGCTGCGCCGCTTTCCCGCGCTGTTCCCCGATCTCTACGTCGCCACCATCAAGGCCAGCGAACAGACCGGCGACATGCCGGAAGCCCTGCGCCGCTACCTGGTCTTCGACGAGAAGCTCCGCGACTTGAGGAAAAAGCTGCTCAGCGCCGCGATCTACCCGCTGCTCCTGCTCGCCGTCGGCCTGCTCGTCACTTTTTTCCTGCTCGGTTTCGTCGTCCCCCGCTTCGCGCTGGTCTTCGCCGACAGCGGCCGGGCGCCCGAAGGCTTGTCGGCGCTGCTCTTCGCCTGGGGCGACTTCGTCAACCGGCAGGCGACCGGGCTCGTCCTGGGCGGGCTGCTCGCCGCCGCCGGCCTCGTCGGCCTCCTTTCCCTGGCGTCGGTACGCGCCTTCCTGGGGCGGCTTGTCTGGCGCCTGCCGGGCATCGGCGAACGGCTGCGCATTGTCTATCTGGCCCGCTTCTACCGCACCGTCGGCATGCTGCTGCGCGCCGGCATCCCCCTTCGCTCGACCCTGCTGATGGTTGCCGACATCCTTCCGGCAGCGCTCGGCATCGGCCTGCAGCGGGCGATCAACGACATCGAACAGGGCTTGACCTTCTCGGATGCCGTCGTCCGCGGCGGCCTGAGCACGCCGATCGCCCGCCGGATGATCGCGGTCGGCGAAAAGAGCGGCCAACTGGGACAGATGCTCGAATCGGTCGCCAGCTTCTACGACGAGGAAATCAACCGTCTGGTCGACACCTTCAGCCGCCTCTTCGAACCGCTGCTGATGACTGCCATCGGCCTCGTCATCGGCGGCATCGTGCTCCTGCTCTACATGCCAATCTTCGAACTAGCCGGGAATTTTCAATAG
- a CDS encoding secretion system X translation initiation factor, with amino-acid sequence MKLSAIRLRQLILGSLLLGTLGAAALVDDAPLEPARPAGAKTAVAAPTVTDAAATVLPARALAAPREGIADAPPDSPDPFRSRSWYVPPPPPPPAKPSAPPLPFEYLGQLVEADERRVFLKHQGQNRIIRVGDVIAGTYAVEACDAGQVVFIYLPLKERQVLATGPG; translated from the coding sequence ATGAAGCTGTCCGCGATCAGGTTGCGCCAGCTGATTCTCGGCTCACTGCTGCTCGGCACGCTGGGCGCGGCCGCCCTGGTCGACGACGCGCCGCTCGAGCCGGCGCGACCTGCAGGCGCGAAAACGGCCGTCGCCGCGCCCACAGTCACGGATGCAGCCGCCACCGTACTGCCGGCCCGGGCGCTGGCCGCGCCGCGCGAGGGGATCGCCGACGCGCCGCCGGACTCGCCCGACCCATTCCGCAGCCGCAGCTGGTATGTCCCGCCGCCCCCGCCACCACCTGCCAAGCCGAGCGCGCCGCCCCTGCCCTTCGAATACCTCGGGCAACTGGTCGAGGCGGACGAAAGGCGCGTTTTCCTGAAGCACCAGGGACAGAACCGGATCATCCGGGTCGGCGATGTGATCGCCGGCACCTATGCCGTCGAGGCATGCGACGCCGGCCAGGTAGTCTTCATCTACCTGCCGCTGAAGGAGCGCCAGGTGCTCGCCACCGGCCCCGGTTAG
- a CDS encoding GspE/PulE family protein, with amino-acid sequence MNSPVNAIRFEPDALRQAARQLAAQGGLPAVMAGLQATFGVAEQEAAELTAALFGLRSVRLADLPDHALALSLASFAEFNRRQVLLIENGPDCLAVAPNPLDATLRDWLEGLLPLTRRIDWRLAPESVIAAYLAREETRVRALDGNFGGDRAAEHRADRPEDLSLQGISEEGSHIVRLVRSTLHDGLKAGASDIHIEANQRGLAIKYRIDGVLNLAGTIDGRDTAEQMISRVKVLSELDIAERRIPQDGRFKVSWQGRDIDIRVSIMPSIWGEDAVLRVLDKQALSHHLDGLRLDVMGFDSDTMQRIRRLSAEPYGMLLVTGPTGSGKTTTLYAALSEINHGDDKIVTIEDPVEYQLAGVLQIPVNERKGMGFARGLRSILRHDPDKIMVGEIRDAETAQIAVQAALTGHLVFTTVHANNVFDVIGRFLHMEVDPYNLVSALNGVVAQRLIRTLCPACASPTRPDEHSLEHAAIAPAAVADWRFRQAVGCGSCRGTGYRGGVPSPNC; translated from the coding sequence ATGAATTCACCCGTCAATGCCATTCGTTTTGAGCCCGACGCGCTGCGCCAAGCCGCCCGCCAGTTGGCCGCCCAGGGCGGACTGCCGGCCGTCATGGCCGGCCTGCAGGCGACGTTCGGTGTCGCCGAGCAGGAAGCCGCCGAACTGACCGCCGCGCTCTTCGGTCTGCGCAGCGTGCGCCTGGCCGATCTGCCGGACCATGCGCTGGCCCTTTCGCTGGCGTCGTTCGCCGAATTCAACCGGCGCCAGGTCCTGCTCATCGAAAACGGCCCGGACTGCCTCGCGGTCGCGCCGAACCCCCTCGATGCGACCCTTCGCGACTGGCTGGAAGGTTTGCTGCCGCTGACGCGTAGGATCGACTGGCGGCTCGCCCCGGAATCGGTGATCGCCGCCTACCTGGCCCGCGAGGAAACGCGCGTCCGGGCGCTCGACGGCAATTTCGGCGGCGACCGCGCCGCCGAGCACCGCGCCGACCGCCCGGAAGATCTCTCGCTGCAGGGCATTTCCGAGGAAGGCAGCCATATCGTCCGGCTCGTCCGGTCGACGCTCCATGACGGACTGAAGGCCGGGGCCAGCGACATCCATATCGAGGCCAACCAGCGCGGCCTGGCGATCAAGTACCGGATCGACGGCGTGCTCAACCTGGCCGGCACGATCGACGGCCGGGACACGGCCGAGCAGATGATCTCGCGCGTCAAGGTCCTGTCGGAACTCGACATCGCCGAGCGACGCATACCGCAGGACGGCCGCTTCAAGGTCAGCTGGCAGGGGCGCGACATCGACATCCGGGTCTCGATCATGCCAAGCATCTGGGGCGAGGACGCGGTGCTTCGCGTCCTCGACAAGCAGGCCCTGAGTCATCATCTCGACGGCCTGCGCCTGGACGTCATGGGTTTCGACAGCGACACCATGCAGCGCATCCGCCGCCTGTCGGCCGAGCCCTACGGCATGTTGCTGGTCACCGGCCCGACCGGCAGCGGCAAGACGACGACGCTATACGCGGCGCTGTCCGAGATCAATCATGGCGACGACAAGATCGTCACCATTGAGGATCCGGTCGAATACCAGCTGGCCGGCGTGCTGCAGATTCCGGTCAACGAAAGGAAGGGCATGGGTTTCGCCCGCGGCCTGCGCTCCATCCTGCGCCACGATCCGGACAAGATCATGGTCGGCGAGATACGCGACGCCGAAACCGCCCAGATTGCCGTCCAGGCTGCGCTGACCGGGCACCTGGTATTCACCACGGTGCACGCCAACAACGTCTTCGACGTCATCGGCCGCTTCTTGCACATGGAGGTGGACCCTTACAACCTGGTCTCGGCCCTGAACGGCGTCGTCGCCCAGCGCCTGATCCGCACCCTTTGCCCCGCCTGCGCCAGCCCGACGAGGCCGGACGAGCACAGCCTGGAGCATGCCGCAATCGCGCCCGCCGCCGTCGCCGACTGGCGCTTCCGCCAGGCCGTCGGCTGCGGTAGCTGCCGGGGAACAGGCTACCGGGGCGGCGTGCCATCGCCGAACTGCTAA
- a CDS encoding choice-of-anchor I family protein produces the protein MKKTAIVMAIAAALLPTTLLAANPELSFNKLWTYKHGATPGQVSEIPAFDQRTNTLWVAGVIGIDVLDALSGELLEHIDTTAYGSVNSVAVKHGVAAFAVESANRTEPGVVLLYDTRTRAPSQGTNVIQVGSLPDMLAFTPDGSRLLVANEATPSLYGTRQGTSVPYVFAVPAVDPAGSVSIIDMTTRSLTATATLSGVPTSGSKLRRDTGMDFEPEYIAVNEDGTKAYVTLQEANSLGALDLTTNQFTRVIGLGAKDFGLPGNQIDALNDGVVSFISAPIKGLYMPDGIAAYTWKGKTYLVMANEGDFREDDKDREAAGKFGATAPLDKLRVSATDSSPGDLHAAGARSFSIRDEEGKLVYDSGDILDKKAAELGIYDDGRSRDKGVEPEGVALLDIAGRTYAFIGLERTTKSAVAVFDVTNPYRTSYVDMIVTDGDVSPEGLSAFHFRGHFYLAIANEVSNTTTLYRIERLINRK, from the coding sequence GTGAAAAAGACCGCAATCGTCATGGCCATCGCAGCCGCCCTCCTGCCGACCACGCTGCTGGCGGCCAACCCGGAGCTCTCCTTCAACAAGCTCTGGACCTACAAGCATGGCGCGACGCCTGGCCAGGTGTCGGAAATCCCGGCCTTCGACCAGCGTACCAACACGCTGTGGGTGGCCGGCGTCATCGGCATCGACGTGCTTGATGCGCTGAGCGGAGAATTGCTGGAACACATCGACACCACGGCCTACGGTTCGGTCAACAGCGTCGCCGTCAAGCATGGCGTCGCCGCCTTTGCCGTCGAATCGGCCAACCGCACCGAACCCGGCGTCGTCCTTCTCTACGACACCAGGACCCGCGCTCCGAGCCAGGGCACGAACGTCATCCAGGTCGGCAGCCTGCCCGACATGCTGGCCTTCACCCCGGACGGCTCGCGCCTGCTCGTCGCCAACGAAGCGACGCCCAGCCTCTACGGGACGCGCCAGGGCACCTCGGTGCCCTACGTCTTCGCTGTGCCCGCCGTTGATCCGGCCGGCAGCGTCAGCATTATCGACATGACGACCCGTTCGCTGACTGCAACCGCGACGCTGAGCGGCGTCCCGACCTCCGGCAGCAAGCTTCGGCGCGACACCGGGATGGATTTCGAACCCGAATACATTGCCGTCAACGAGGACGGCACCAAGGCCTATGTGACGCTCCAGGAAGCCAACTCGCTCGGCGCTCTCGACCTGACGACGAACCAATTCACCCGGGTGATCGGCCTCGGCGCCAAGGATTTCGGCCTGCCCGGGAACCAGATCGACGCGCTGAACGACGGCGTGGTCTCCTTCATTTCGGCGCCGATCAAGGGCCTTTACATGCCGGATGGAATCGCCGCCTACACATGGAAGGGCAAGACCTATCTGGTGATGGCCAACGAAGGAGATTTCCGCGAGGACGACAAGGATCGCGAGGCCGCCGGCAAGTTCGGCGCCACCGCGCCCCTCGACAAGCTACGCGTATCGGCCACCGACTCGTCGCCCGGCGACCTTCATGCCGCCGGCGCGCGCTCCTTCTCGATCCGCGACGAAGAGGGCAAGCTGGTCTACGACAGCGGCGACATCCTTGACAAGAAGGCGGCCGAACTGGGCATCTACGACGATGGCCGCAGCCGTGACAAGGGGGTCGAGCCGGAAGGCGTCGCCCTCCTCGACATCGCCGGCCGGACCTATGCCTTTATCGGCCTCGAGCGGACGACCAAGAGCGCGGTCGCGGTGTTCGACGTCACCAATCCCTACCGCACGAGCTATGTCGACATGATCGTCACCGACGGCGACGTCTCGCCGGAAGGACTCAGCGCCTTCCACTTTCGAGGCCATTTCTACCTCGCCATCGCCAACGAGGTGTCGAACACCACGACGCTCTACCGGATCGAACGCCTGATCAATCGCAAGTAG
- a CDS encoding glycine zipper 2TM domain-containing protein has protein sequence MKATYRIGSALAGALLVSACVPLYDQSMERDYPPAAYSHDLYPGYGTVYAIDVVRAEQAGIGVGAVAGAVVGGLIGHQVGEGDGNTAATVIGAVGGALVGHQLERQMQQPQADQYRLTIRMENGAYQSVVHPTDFVDLRVGDRVRIDNGSVRRY, from the coding sequence ATGAAAGCAACGTACAGAATTGGATCGGCACTGGCTGGCGCACTGCTGGTCAGCGCCTGCGTCCCGCTCTACGACCAGTCCATGGAGCGCGACTACCCGCCAGCCGCCTACTCCCATGATCTCTATCCGGGCTACGGAACGGTATACGCCATCGACGTGGTTCGTGCCGAGCAGGCAGGCATTGGCGTCGGTGCCGTCGCCGGGGCCGTGGTCGGCGGATTGATCGGCCACCAGGTCGGCGAAGGCGACGGCAATACCGCAGCCACCGTGATCGGCGCGGTCGGCGGTGCCCTGGTCGGCCATCAGCTGGAAAGGCAGATGCAGCAGCCCCAAGCCGATCAATACCGCCTGACCATCCGCATGGAAAACGGTGCCTATCAGAGCGTCGTGCACCCGACTGACTTCGTCGACCTGCGGGTCGGCGACCGGGTACGCATCGACAACGGCAGCGTTCGCCGCTACTAG
- a CDS encoding GspMb/PilO family protein → MVQPDLKAWLVRPRFALANPDWLLVAGALLALGAVVLHLFVLPARAAAIEAAEAWLAESERDNRRAQIDRRLAQATPELARLGQIEGFSDETRLHGDLGRLLELAAEGGLKLTTGDYRLLAGKEKLFDRYVLTLPVQGGYRDLRRYLAALRAEFPAIAIEDVSLRRDNIGAGQVDAQLRLAIFSRRQETR, encoded by the coding sequence GTGGTCCAGCCCGATCTGAAGGCGTGGCTCGTCCGCCCCCGCTTCGCCCTGGCCAATCCGGACTGGCTGCTGGTCGCCGGTGCCCTCCTCGCGCTTGGAGCCGTCGTCCTGCATCTGTTCGTGCTGCCGGCGCGCGCCGCGGCGATCGAGGCTGCCGAAGCGTGGCTCGCCGAAAGTGAACGGGACAACCGCCGCGCCCAGATCGATCGCCGGCTCGCCCAGGCGACGCCGGAACTGGCCCGCCTCGGCCAAATCGAGGGATTTTCCGACGAAACGCGCCTGCATGGAGATCTCGGCCGGCTGCTCGAACTCGCCGCAGAGGGTGGCCTCAAGCTGACGACGGGCGACTACCGGCTGCTCGCCGGCAAGGAAAAGCTGTTCGACCGCTACGTCCTGACCCTGCCGGTGCAGGGCGGCTACCGCGACCTGCGCCGCTACCTGGCGGCGCTGCGCGCCGAATTCCCGGCCATCGCCATCGAGGACGTCAGTCTGCGCCGCGACAACATCGGCGCCGGCCAGGTCGATGCGCAGCTTCGCCTGGCCATCTTTTCACGTCGCCAGGAGACGCGATGA
- a CDS encoding SPOR domain-containing protein: MTEKTETPGGEDAGDLRGTLIRRLAVAGVLVAILLGVLAFFDYLSTAPEEPEQQVFTQPVPVAPKKEVSQPVKPAENLPEPPAEAAQPAVEAQLPAVAEVRNDTEAAPEKRPLPSSTTSVAKVSPTAPQIAAQVRSPRAIPEGTASPVVAPDAPPTLPKPSARAPETRAAQPVPAPVVSRLFSGFLLQAGVFSSAQRAEELHAKLTLSGVPSTLETRVQVGPFRTRQEAEAAQAKLKELGIEAILVPPKGGRS, encoded by the coding sequence ATGACGGAAAAAACCGAAACACCGGGCGGCGAAGACGCCGGCGACTTGCGCGGCACGTTGATTAGGCGTTTGGCGGTGGCCGGCGTGCTGGTCGCCATTTTGCTCGGTGTCCTCGCCTTCTTCGACTACCTGTCCACGGCGCCCGAAGAGCCCGAGCAGCAGGTATTCACACAGCCGGTGCCGGTGGCGCCAAAGAAAGAGGTCTCACAGCCGGTCAAGCCAGCCGAGAATTTGCCGGAGCCGCCGGCCGAGGCCGCTCAGCCAGCAGTCGAGGCGCAACTGCCAGCAGTGGCTGAGGTCAGAAACGACACTGAGGCTGCACCGGAAAAACGGCCATTGCCATCGTCCACTACATCTGTCGCCAAGGTTTCGCCGACTGCGCCACAAATCGCTGCCCAAGTTCGTTCGCCGCGCGCCATACCCGAGGGCACGGCTTCACCAGTCGTTGCTCCGGATGCGCCACCAACATTGCCCAAGCCATCGGCGCGCGCGCCGGAAACGCGGGCGGCGCAGCCAGTTCCGGCACCGGTGGTGTCGCGCCTCTTCTCGGGTTTCCTGTTGCAGGCCGGCGTGTTTTCCAGTGCCCAGCGGGCTGAAGAGCTGCATGCCAAACTGACGCTAAGTGGCGTGCCCTCGACGCTCGAGACCCGGGTTCAGGTCGGACCGTTCCGAACGCGCCAGGAAGCTGAGGCTGCTCAGGCCAAACTCAAGGAACTCGGTATCGAGGCGATACTGGTACCACCCAAGGGCGGTCGGTCTTAA
- a CDS encoding alpha/beta fold hydrolase has translation MDVSASFQFVVDELQKDWNVIAPDWRGFGLSDWLNRPYFFAEHLGDLEAIVDHYAPEGQVRLAGHSMGGILSCLYAGIRPGRVAKVISLEGFGIAPTQPEMAPERYRQWLGTLQQPPRMHAYADRAAFARRLLHSDRFLIPERADFLAKHLARIGDGETKTGERRHGVIWNGDPWHKATSPYLFRLEESMAVWKQIICPVLWVAGRQSWVVREYATRPGDWEARKACFATVEERWIEDADHMLHHDQPAAVAHLIEDWFSRP, from the coding sequence ATGGATGTCTCGGCCTCCTTCCAGTTCGTCGTCGATGAGTTGCAGAAGGACTGGAATGTCATCGCCCCCGACTGGCGCGGCTTCGGGCTTTCCGATTGGCTGAATCGGCCCTACTTTTTCGCCGAGCACCTCGGCGACCTCGAGGCCATCGTCGACCATTACGCCCCGGAAGGTCAGGTCAGACTGGCCGGACACAGCATGGGCGGCATCCTTTCCTGCCTCTATGCCGGCATCCGGCCGGGGCGAGTGGCCAAGGTGATTTCGCTGGAAGGTTTCGGCATCGCCCCGACGCAGCCGGAAATGGCCCCCGAACGCTACCGACAGTGGCTGGGTACTTTGCAACAACCGCCGCGGATGCACGCCTATGCCGACCGCGCCGCTTTCGCCCGCCGCCTGCTGCACAGCGACCGCTTCCTGATCCCGGAACGTGCCGACTTCCTGGCCAAGCACCTGGCCCGCATCGGCGATGGCGAGACCAAGACCGGCGAGCGCCGGCATGGCGTTATCTGGAACGGCGACCCTTGGCATAAGGCGACCTCGCCCTATCTGTTCCGCCTCGAAGAATCAATGGCAGTCTGGAAACAGATCATCTGCCCGGTGCTCTGGGTCGCCGGCCGTCAGTCCTGGGTCGTCCGCGAATACGCCACCCGCCCTGGTGACTGGGAGGCGCGCAAGGCCTGTTTCGCCACGGTCGAGGAACGTTGGATCGAGGATGCCGACCACATGCTGCACCACGACCAGCCGGCAGCAGTGGCTCACCTGATCGAGGACTGGTTCAGCAGGCCATAA
- a CDS encoding tetratricopeptide repeat protein — MNPRIESLEKMLGGPRDGALLRFSLGNEYQKAGDPAKAGNCFQEAVARDPQYSAAWKALGKALAEAGNHAGALTAYEQGITVAEGKGDIQAAKEMAVFAKRIRKALALP; from the coding sequence ATGAACCCACGCATCGAATCCCTGGAAAAAATGCTCGGCGGCCCGCGCGACGGCGCCCTGCTCCGCTTCTCTCTCGGCAACGAATACCAGAAAGCCGGCGATCCAGCCAAAGCCGGCAATTGCTTTCAGGAAGCAGTCGCCCGCGACCCGCAATACTCTGCGGCCTGGAAGGCTCTCGGCAAGGCGCTGGCTGAAGCCGGCAACCATGCCGGCGCCCTGACGGCCTACGAGCAAGGCATAACGGTTGCCGAGGGCAAAGGCGACATTCAGGCGGCGAAGGAAATGGCGGTATTCGCCAAGAGGATCCGAAAAGCACTGGCACTCCCCTAA
- a CDS encoding OmpP1/FadL family transporter, with translation MKKMTLRTVPALLLVAFSGAAPGAAFQLWEQNASGLGNAYAGSAAVADNASTVFFNPAGMTQLKGFQLSAGVAGVGPSYEFRNEGSTGTGGNGGNAGSWAAVPNAYLSWQLAPNLFLGFGVSAPFGLATEYEDSNWTGRVHSIKSEIKTVNYNPSIAYRLNDKVSLGAGLNYQTIDAELTSFGSRLKGDDAAWGWNAGALFTLSPAMRVGVSYRSAIDYTLEGSANGVVPIRADVKLPDTFILSVWQQVSDRWEAMGDLSYTRWNSLKTLNIVNRTSGKLLTSESFNYDNSWRFAWGAAYQANDALKLKFGIAYDRTPVSDNDRSARVPDNDRVWFSVGGQWNTGRLGKLDAGYSYLYVKDPSIEQSKAGNTLRGRYDVSAHIVGVQYSVGF, from the coding sequence ATGAAGAAAATGACCTTGCGTACCGTGCCTGCCCTGTTGCTGGTCGCCTTTTCAGGTGCCGCCCCGGGCGCTGCCTTCCAGCTCTGGGAGCAGAACGCCAGCGGGCTCGGCAATGCCTACGCGGGTTCGGCGGCCGTCGCCGACAACGCCAGCACGGTCTTCTTCAACCCGGCCGGCATGACGCAGCTGAAGGGTTTTCAGCTGTCGGCCGGCGTTGCCGGGGTGGGGCCGAGCTATGAATTTCGTAACGAGGGTTCGACCGGAACGGGTGGCAACGGCGGCAACGCCGGCAGTTGGGCGGCCGTGCCCAATGCCTACCTTTCCTGGCAGCTGGCGCCCAACCTCTTTCTGGGCTTCGGTGTTTCGGCGCCATTCGGCCTAGCGACCGAGTATGAGGACAGCAACTGGACCGGGCGTGTCCATTCGATCAAGTCGGAAATCAAGACCGTCAATTACAACCCGTCGATCGCCTATCGCCTGAACGACAAAGTGTCCCTCGGCGCCGGCCTCAACTATCAGACGATCGACGCCGAGCTGACCAGTTTCGGATCGCGTCTCAAGGGCGATGATGCGGCCTGGGGCTGGAATGCCGGCGCTCTGTTTACGCTCTCTCCGGCCATGCGGGTCGGCGTTTCCTATCGTTCGGCAATCGACTACACGCTCGAGGGCTCCGCCAATGGCGTGGTTCCGATCAGGGCTGACGTCAAGCTGCCCGATACCTTCATTCTCTCGGTCTGGCAGCAGGTTTCCGACCGCTGGGAAGCGATGGGCGATCTTTCCTACACGCGCTGGAACTCGCTCAAGACGCTGAATATCGTCAATCGCACTAGCGGCAAGCTGCTGACTTCCGAGTCCTTCAATTACGACAACTCCTGGCGTTTTGCCTGGGGGGCGGCCTATCAGGCCAACGATGCACTCAAGCTGAAATTCGGCATCGCCTATGACCGCACCCCGGTAAGCGATAACGATCGCTCGGCTCGTGTTCCGGATAATGACCGTGTCTGGTTCTCCGTTGGTGGCCAATGGAATACGGGAAGACTCGGCAAGCTTGATGCCGGATATTCCTATCTTTACGTCAAGGATCCCAGCATCGAGCAATCCAAGGCTGGAAACACCCTTCGCGGCCGGTACGATGTCAGCGCCCACATCGTGGGCGTGCAGTACTCGGTAGGATTCTAG
- a CDS encoding PilN domain-containing protein produces the protein MPDLGLEFQPHRPGLLPLLLLFAAGVLCVDAGIDLRDQHAQLAELQAQQAAAQRRAERLALATSASAGRAAALPSDQEKALRQAVAAIRVDWEELYRHIDRATPEDVALLALTPNVAGASLQISGEARDIKAALGFVEALRRPPLSKVSLLSHKVKAEDPQHPVTFEIAATWSSPI, from the coding sequence ATGCCTGACCTCGGCCTGGAATTCCAGCCGCACCGACCGGGCCTTCTGCCGCTCCTGCTGCTTTTCGCCGCCGGAGTGCTCTGCGTCGATGCCGGGATCGACCTGCGCGACCAGCACGCCCAGCTGGCCGAATTGCAGGCGCAGCAGGCGGCGGCCCAGCGCCGCGCCGAACGGCTGGCGCTGGCGACCAGCGCCAGTGCCGGGCGTGCCGCCGCCCTGCCGAGCGACCAAGAAAAGGCCTTGCGGCAAGCCGTCGCGGCGATCCGCGTCGATTGGGAAGAACTCTACCGCCACATCGACCGGGCCACGCCCGAGGATGTCGCCCTGCTTGCGCTGACGCCCAATGTTGCCGGCGCGTCACTGCAGATCTCCGGCGAAGCGCGCGACATCAAGGCCGCCCTAGGCTTCGTCGAGGCATTGCGCCGCCCGCCGCTGTCGAAGGTCAGCCTGCTCTCGCACAAGGTCAAGGCTGAGGATCCGCAACATCCCGTTACTTTCGAGATTGCCGCGACGTGGTCCAGCCCGATCTGA
- a CDS encoding RidA family protein, with amino-acid sequence MAKTIISTPNAPAAIGTYSQAVRVGDTVYMSGQIGLDPASMQMVDGIDAQIVRVFENLKAVAEAAGGSLADVVKLNVFLTDLANFAKVNETMARYFSEPFPARAAVGVKELPRGALVEADAVMSIG; translated from the coding sequence ATGGCCAAGACCATCATCTCCACGCCCAACGCCCCGGCCGCCATCGGCACTTATTCGCAGGCCGTGCGTGTCGGCGACACCGTTTACATGTCCGGGCAGATCGGGCTCGATCCGGCTTCGATGCAGATGGTAGACGGGATCGATGCACAAATCGTTCGCGTTTTCGAAAATCTGAAGGCGGTGGCCGAGGCGGCCGGCGGTTCGCTGGCCGATGTCGTCAAGCTCAATGTCTTCCTGACCGATTTGGCCAATTTCGCCAAGGTCAACGAGACGATGGCCCGTTATTTCAGCGAACCCTTCCCGGCGCGCGCCGCCGTCGGCGTCAAGGAACTGCCGCGCGGCGCGCTGGTCGAGGCCGATGCCGTGATGTCTATCGGCTGA